A stretch of Cynocephalus volans isolate mCynVol1 chromosome 9, mCynVol1.pri, whole genome shotgun sequence DNA encodes these proteins:
- the OTOP1 gene encoding proton channel OTOP1 — MPDGRGAPAVHRAAAGASDRASSGPAVYPPPQCRALASPESPAPRRASSRASVPQKLAEALSSQYGLIVFTAGLLLLLAWAVHALGVGKSDLLCFLVALMLLQLLWMLWYVGRSYAHRRLIRLKDTHAGARWLRGSITLFAVITIILGCLKIGHFIGFSECLPATEGVFPVTHAVHTLLQVYFLWGHAKDIIQSFKTLERFGLIHSVFTNLLLWANSVLNESKHQLNEHKERLITLGFVNITIVLDDHTPQCNCSPPVLCSAISQGIYYLYPFNIEYQILASMMLYVLWKNIGRQVDSHQHQKMQFKLNGAMVGVGLGLTVLAATIGVMVVYLIRIGRSKNKSESALTMFYLYAITLLMLMTVAGLVGIWIYRIDKKVLDESKNPARKLDVDLLVSTASGSWLISWGSILAVLCAESHPPYTWYNLPYSILVIAEKYIQNFFIIESVHREPEKLSEDIRMLRVVTVCNGHPTSFASSCLKSGAVPGDMATQGEDMPHVVSGRMCLRGGCGQEEEGSIWEGAPGPACCPCFWQGNARRRVLRNIAAFLFLCNISLWIPPAFGCRPEYDNGLEEIVFGFEPWIIVVNLAMPFSIFYRMHAAASLFEVYCKI; from the exons ATGCCCGATGGCCGAGGCGCACCCGCCGTGCACCGGGCAGCTGCCGGCGCCTCGGATAGGGCGTCGTCGGGGCCTGCGGTCTACCCACCGCCCCAGTGCCGGGCCCTGGCGTCCCCAGAGTCCCCGGCCCCGCGGCGCGCCTCCTCCCGCGCCAGCGTCCCGCAGAAGCTGGCCGAGGCGCTGAGCAGCCAGTACGGGCTGATCGTGTTCACGGCggggctgctgctcctgctggccTGGGCCGTGCACGCCCTGGGCGTGGGCAAGAGCGACCTGCTGTGCTTCCTCGTGGCGCtcatgctgctgcagctgctctgGATGCTGTGGTACGTGGGCCGCAGCTACGCGCACCGCCGCCTCATCCGCCTCAAGGACACGCACGCCGGCGCACGCTGGCTCCGCG GTAGTATCACGTTATTTGCTGTCATTACCATCATCCTGGGATGCCTTAAAATTGGACACTTTATTGGATTTTCGGAATGTTTGCCAGCCACTGAAGGAGTTTTCCCTGTCACACACGCGGTACATACTCTGTTGCAG GTATATTTTCTTTGGGGGCATGCAAAGGATATTATCCAGTCTTTCAAAACACTGGAAAG GTTTGGGCTGATCCATTCAGTGTTCACCAACCTGCTTCTGTGGGCCAACAGTGTCCTGAATGAGTCAAAGCATCAACTTAATGAGCACAAGGAACGACTCATCACTCTGGGCTTTGTGAACATAACAATAG TTTTGGACGACCACACCCCGCAGTGTAACTGCTCACCCCCGgtgctctgctctgccatctccCAAGGCATCTACTACCTCTACCCCTTCAACATAGAGTACCAGATCCTGGCCTCCATGATGCTCTACGTCCTGTGGAAAAACATTGGGCGCCAGGTGGACAGCCACCAGCATCAGAAGATGCAGTTCAAGTTGAATGGGGCCATGGTGGGCGTGGGCCTGGGCCTGACCGTGCTGGCCGCCACAATCGGGGTGATGGTGGTATACCTGATTCGGATCGGACGCTCCAAAAACAAGAGCGAGTCAGCGCTCACCATGTTCTACCTGTATGCCATCACCCTGCTGATGCTCATGACAGTCGCGGGGCTCGTGGGAATCTGGATTTACAGGATTGACAAGAAGGTTCTGGACGAGTCCAAAAATCCAGCCCGCAAACTGGACGTGGACCTCTTGGTGAGCACGGCCTCAGGCTCCTGGCTTATCTCCTGGGGCTCGATCTTGGCTGTCCTCTGTGCTGAGAGCCACCCCCCATACACCTGGTACAACCTGCCTTACTCCATCCTGGTGATTGCTGAGAAATACATCCAGAACTTCTTCATCATTGAGTCTGTTCACCGAGAGCCAGAGAAGCTCTCCGAGGACATCCGAATGCTTCGGGTGGTCACGGTCTGCAATGGCCACCCCAcatcttttgcttcctcttgcctcAAGAGCGGAGCTGTGCCCGGGGACATGGCGACCCAGGGCGAGGACATGCCACATGTAGTCAGTGGAAGGATGTGTTTGAGAGGAGGCTGTGGCCAAGAAGAGGAGGGGAGCATCTGGGAAGGGGCCCCGGGCCCAGCCTGCTGTCCCTGTTTCTGGCAGGGCAATGCCCGGAGAAGAGTCTTGAGGAATATTGCAGCCTTTTTGTTCCTCTGCAATATTTCG CTTTGGATACCTCCCGCCTTTGGCTGCCGCCCTGAGTATGACAACGGATTGGAGGAAATTGTCTTTGGCTTTGAACCCTGGATAATTGTGGTCAACCTGGCAATGCCGTTTTCTATTTTCTACCGAATGCATGCAGCTGCTTCCCTCTTTGAGGTTTATTGTAAGATATAA